The Cyclopterus lumpus isolate fCycLum1 chromosome 3, fCycLum1.pri, whole genome shotgun sequence genome includes the window ATTCAAATCCCTTGCATCTCAAAGCAAAAACCTTGTATGTAACGTTTCAGTTGCAGTGCTAGTGGGGTTTTGCAGGTGCCAAAGATATGAAAAAAATTTCAGAGCATACGATGAAAGGTGTTGTTGTTTCCCTGAGGCAATTTAACAAATCATCTCTCTCGTCTTttatcctctttctctcctttagATGACATGTAATTGTTTCACCATCAGTGACGGAGAGCTGCAAGAGATTGGAGTTGGGCTGTATCctaggtaacacacacacacacacacacacacgcaaagggCAATGTGTGGAGCATACACCACTAAAAAGCATCATTAATATCAATCTTGCTCATAACCATTGTTAGATAGtgcctctctctcactccctcacacaatttaaatgtgGCTCTTGAGTTACCTGCCAGATCACCGCGCCCCAACTAACCCCACCCATCCTTTACTTCCAAAGCCCTCCccatccccctccctctttttatGACAGTTCTTTGAAGTACAAGGAAGAAGGGAGAAatggaagtgttttttttgttgtgaggCCGAAAACTTGAAAATGAATGCTGACAGAATATTTTAAAGCTGTTCGAGTAAGACAGGGGGATGCAGAGAGAAGCGAGAACGCATGGAGAAACACGATGTTTGACTCCAACTGATATGTTGTGATTCTAGTCTGGCATGTGAgagtgaaacacacagacagacagacagacagacagacagacagacagacagacagacagacagacagacagacagacagacacacacacacacacagagctaggCAGTATGCATTGTAATCCCTGTATTGAGTCCCAGGTGAATAGGGTGGGATTTGGCCTGTCGGTTTACATGTTGTTAGAGttagagccacacacacacacacacacacacacacactcacactcacactcacactcactcaccacacacactccaggTATCTCAGCCGGTTTATCTGGCCGGTGTTGAAATGTCAGATGGTCACAGTGGCTTTGCCAAAGCTCAGCAAAACCCTGTGTgcttgtgtcagtgtgtttctgCGATTTGTTCCGTAACTCATCCATAAATGATGGGCCCATTCGCAGGATGGTCCCCTGGCTATTCACATTTAGGGTTGCTTAGCAACAACTGGATTTGCTGGAGAGAGGGGGATTTCTCTGTTGAGGCGACACCTCTGTTCATTTTCTCTATCTACTGTAtgtaaaaaaactttttcttAATTTGGTgacttttctgtctctcccctcttttctcttctaagctcgtctttctctctgtctgtctccgtctcccaTCTGCTAATCAACCTATTGAAAAAATTATGTCAAATCCCATCCTCTGAGGTTTTTATCGGGAGCAAATTGATTCACAGTAGGATTGATAACAGTTGCACTCCATATCAACTGAGTAACTTAAACCCATGTGCAGCCACAGCCGAATCCTCACAGAGATGCACTGAAACAGGAAGAAGACGAGATGAGCTGACAACATCTTACTCTAAAGCCAGTAATCCCTGTcggtctgtgtgtttctttgcattATCTTGAGAACCTCTCATTCaatctacttcacacttggtAGGTGTTTTTTTCTAGGGACCACGGGAGTGCCATGTAGAATTTGGTGCAATTATGACATGTAACGcgttcaatattaatatataccaCGAGAAGCCACGGCTTGGGTGCCACTAATAATGTTACCACCAGCAAAATGCTTCCGTCATTTAAAATCCACATTCTACTTTATATCCCTGGTGGTTATTTTATATCAAGCGACTAATACCGGTACACGTATTTGGAAATTACATTACCTTGAATGTTGATTTTGATGGTGGAAGAAGAACTGGGCTTACTTTAAACCTTTTTCAGAAGTAAAACTATTAACTATTAATATTAAAACTATTAATACAGCATGGTGAACATCCTGCATTCAAAGTTGTACTTCTGttgaagagtgagagagaggcaTCATCAGCACTGTAACGTTACTTCAATTTACTTAAAGTCGGTTCAAGCTGGAGCTTTCGATTCTAATATGATGCTGGATAGTTTAATGAATAAGAATGCATCATTTTTgaaattgttatattttgtgaGTTAAATCTAAATCTGTAACAATTTGTCTTCCTCTGATGTAGAAGTACATAGTAGTATGCAGTTGAGTTGCAGTGTTTTGGGTTGTGTTATTTTGGGGTATAATAACTTAGAATAGTAACATTATTCAATACTTTTCATACCTAGAcattataataaatgtgttgCTGTTCGTAGCCCTTTTATTTGGGGCCCCACACCTTGTTTAAAGTCTGGTGTTATCGGAGTGTCACTGGTGGATACAGAACATCAGTTGTTGATTGCACACAGTTGGGCCTCAACTTATTATTTAAGTTCCGACATTTCTATAAGTATTATGTCAAGGCTATgcactacatttattaattatttgtagTTCCAGTTAATGTAtcgtggggcgactatgggtcagtggttagcatgcccgtctttcaatcaagaggttggcagttcaatccccgccctagttgatgtgtccttgagcaagacacttaaccctgcattgctccccgtagctgtgtctacggtgtataatgtaaagtgtctttgagtatcatgaaaagcgctatataaattaaatggattattattattatgtagtaATGTAGTGAACCACTTTTACACAACAAAGACTCAGAGATAATCAGTCTCTGAAAAATAAAGATGCAAGAAACCttaacagagagaagagagtatTTCACccttatttttattaaatataatcaaTGATTGGTCCTCTACTGTCTCTGTTATAAGTGGCTCTCTATCCTGCTGAACTCAGCAACAGTTTCTGTTCGTGTGAGCAGCTATTGTTAATGTGAGATGTGGTTTAGTTAATTAATCTAATTAGTATGCTAATGAGCTGCTATCCATCAGATAAAAGCATCGTTTGGAGCACTTGATTTCTAGTTGGTATTCAATCCACAACTTCTCTACTGTAGAACAAAGCCAGGGGGTTACTGTTTTACAaaggctccacacacacacacacacacactctcacacacacacacactctctttatCTCTTGCATCCATTGTTTTTCTCTATGAATATGATAAACAAGAAAAGCTGTAATGGAGGGTCtcataaaaacagacaaacctcttcattttttttttccagccatGTGTGCAGTGACAGTTAATGTCTTTTCTATGGGTCAGGGAGGTTTTAAAATActtaatacataaaaaaaaaaaagaattcataCAAAATTCATACAGTCTCCATATGGGAAAGATGCACATCAAGCACAGACTTTACAATCAAGTAAAATCACCACTATTCTATATAGttccattcattttttttacgccttgtttttttttctttcttggacGAGCACATACAAGGCAATTTATATGACAATTACTCACCTGTTTATTAGGTGCACCTAGCTCAACctaatgcagtctaatacaacaATCCTGCATACATCCTATTTTCATGGAAGATGTTTCAATGttaatatatcattattatttgggAAACACATCATACTTAAACCCATTCTTTTAAAAGCCTTTtaacatttcaataaaataatgttgacATATAAGGACGGAAGAAGTACTCCAATCTCTACTAACAGTACTACAGTGTAAAATACTCTTGTGACATGCAAACATCCTGTTTACAAAAtcttactcaagtaaaagtacaaaagtaagTATAACCATCACCATATACTTAAAGTAGTCTACCAAATGTTAAAGTACTTATTATGCAGAATTGCCCATTTCAGAACAATATCAATTATATTCtgggattataattattgatgcattaatgtattCAGCACTTTAATGTTGTAGCCGGTAATGGTGAAACTAATGTTAATTACTTTCTATACTGTCAGGTAGTTTcatctataataatacatcataattcACGATCAAGACATGAAGAGAAGTCAATGTAAATTACTTGCATTGAAAAAGTATCAAAATACAGCTTGTTTATAAAAAACAAGTCCCAGTGGAGGATCCCCTCGAACCCCTCTACCAAAACCACAGCGCCCCCTTATATAACAAATCCCAATTAAACCCCTGCTTACGCatgtattttcttattgtcTAAAATGCTGTTTCATTATGATTTTAATAAAAACCCAGGAAGATATTTCTGGAAATATTAAGCGTAAGGGAAAAGCTCTTCATGTCCTCAAACACTAATATATGGCATCAGTATTGTGATGCCGACACTGTCAGTTAGTGTGCGTGTGGATGTGTAGGAGGATAGGCTGTATCTATTTAGAAAATTAGGAAAGGAGTCTTTGTTGTGACAGAAGTGGAGTACCCATCGTTTCCGGATGTATTTGTGTGAGGTTGACGGAAAGAAATGAAGTGACATTTGTTATGACAGAAGCAGCATACTCATTTTGTCAAACTGTGCAGGGAattatctgtgtttgtgtgttcacgtgtgtgtAACTTTCTGTCTTAGGTTCATTTGAGCAACTAAaggattatgattattatgataTTTAACCCGCTATTAGCACCTTAGATACAGTGTTGACGGATATATGGTATCCTGCAGACACACTAAACGGGCTGATCAATGGATGGTCATCTTGAGGGACTTGTGTCTTTCAGCGTTCGTTTTTTCTCTCATGACTATGCTGGAATAAATTACCATTTCAGTCAACATTGATTTGAGAAACCCCAACACAGTTGGACATGTGGCTGTTGGTGGCTCAGAAGGATGAGGCTGGATGTCTTTTCTCAACCTTTACCatgttctctctgtctttgtctttgcCAGGAAGGGTTTGAACGTTAAGCATTTAATCACAGATacaattctctctctttttcccctcctattctctctctccctcctgcacCTCATCATCTTGTTTGCTCTCTCCCAGTTTATCTCTGCTAAACCATGACTGTAGGCCAAACTGTGTGATGGTGTTTGTGGGAACAAAACTGCAGCTCAGAGCTGTTCGGGATATCAACCCTGAAGAGGAGGTACTGCATGAAAGAAATACTTGCACTTCTCCTTCACAACATTAACAACATGGATTATGACTACTTTTATCGACCTGTAATGTTGCCTCTGCTTTTATGTTCATGTTCTTTGTGAGCaatatttattgaatgttttcATCTGCTGCTGTTATTGAAGGAGGAACCAATGCCTGAGGCTGTTTTGAATGATACATAATCTAAAACTTGGAACCGTATTTTACATGGAGATAAAATCACTGTGGTTACTGTGTGAAGTTTATTctagaataataatatatattgatagAAGAACAATACACCTAATTGTATTAGAGTATTTCTCAAAGTTGTAGCCAAGTGAAATATCACTTTAACATGAGCAGGATGACGTGTCTAAACTCGGCAGTCTCTCCTCATTTTCCATACTTCACCATCCCTCCGGACGATGTAATGAGATTCATCCATGTCATCTGGAAGATATACACCCACACTTTACTCCTACAGTATCTCTTTCCACCAAAACCAATCTACACAATTTAGATTTAAAATGATGTATCCTCCTTCACTGAACTGCATTTAACTATGATCTACAGTAAAATATGGCAAAAAGGCAAACTAAACTGTTCCCTCTGTTTTCAGCTGACTATAAGTTACATTGAGACGTTGTCATTGACTGAAGATCGACAGAGACAGCTGGAGGACCAATACCATTTCACATGCCGCTGCCAGCATTGCGACTCTCAAGACAAGGTAACATGAACACAGattacatttcaaatatttaCATAATTGTCATTCATTTCCAAACACAAACTATGCCAATCTCTACATTTACATGAAAAGGATAATCATAGGGGTAATATTCAGAGTATGGCATTTATCCGATTTAAGACGTTTTTCATATGTTTCCTAAATATTCTTATTGATGTGGAGCACAGTCCATGAATGTCTGTATACACTTCTCCAAATTGAACCAATAGAGGTGACACAGTGGAGATGCTTActgtaccaaaaaaaaacatgcattggATTGCAGTGTGTCGCTGGTATGACACAATATGAGAAACTCCAATGAAAGTTCCTATCGAGAGGTTACAATGACTGAAATGTCCATCAgtaaagcacagacacacacacacacacacacacacagtgttgtttTCAGGACTTTTTGGGATATTACATTAACTTTCATTAATTTCCTGTAGACCTACCCAAACCATAACTTTAGCCTGCCCTAACCTTATGCATCCTTAAACCAAGTCTTCAATCTCAGtctaaaatgtaatgatttacagTGTTATGGGGATGTGCATTTTGTCCCCAAAAAGGGGTCAAGTCCCCACACTTGAACTGTGTAATCACATGTATGTCCCCACAAGACGGGTAAAGcacaccaacaaacacacactctaccATGCCGCTGTTGGCTGTGTATCTGTGCATAACGTTTTTCAGTGTACACTTCCCTGTCCTCTCCTAGTTTTGCctccttgctctctctcttatctcctgctgtccttgtcttcctctccatcactcTGTTACGCTTCACCTCTTCacaactctctctttttctccctctctatctctgaCCACCTACTGAAAAATGAGAAATATTATCTTGTCTTTCAGCTGCAGTTTTCTTTTCCATcaatcttctctttttttctgccatCACTTCTGCCTCTGGCTTTGTTTTCCGTATGAGTGTGTTGTGTATGAGGTAAGAGAGAGCACTCAGTTGATTCTCTGGGACAATTGCCTTCATTTTATTCAATCCACCTTTGTTCTGCAAGCAACAAGCACACATACTTTCTGTCATTCCCACTCTTTCTCTTTAATCTTCAGATGATGATGGCAGGCTGCTGGGGTGTGACCTAAAGTAGTCATGGCAACAAATGACTGTTGACATCAAACACAGGACATTTAGTTGTTCACCCCCAGAGTAtacgtgtgtgttgtgcatgtgtTAAGATGTATACATGAAACAAGAGGGCTTTCATTAATATTTCTTtagtttacttttttattttctccaggCATGTAAACATCTTAAACTAAAGGTATTGTATTATTTAGGTTTTAAATTAAACCAGAATCACTATCAGATGAAGCCACATTTCctcttttctactttttttcttcttttgtattATATCAGGGAGTAggatttattatattatagattaCATACACTTCTTGTACCACTTACTAAATATTGTGTGACttgtgtttgttaatgtgttttttatgttaacatttattttattttgtattgattttgCAAACATATTCACAGGAATGAAGAGTAGTACCACCCCCAATAAGTTGGGGTATACATAACATTACCTTCAGTTGTTAGTTGCTTGGAGGTTGTGTTGATGAAGCCACATTTTATCGTTTTCAATCCAGTTTGCTTCTTGACTGAACAACTCCTATACAAGGTGGTGTTGATCTggtgtagtttttatttttttgagtgAGAGCCTGCATGTAGGTCAAGTATGTACAtgagtgtgttttaaaaactgAATGTGTACTTGGTCTGTGCGGATGTTCAGgtggttcctctcctctctttcccagGACAGACTCATGCTGTCAGGGCACGAATCAACATGGCGCCTCCTGAAGGAGGCTCTACCCAGACTGGAAGGACTGAAAACAGAGTCAGGTATCCTTTACCTTCAAGATCCTCTTCAGCCAAAGGACCCTAAACACTGTCATAATCCACCATCTACTGTAACGTGGGATGATGATTAAATTAGTCAAGGCCTCATAAAGTTGTCTTTATGAATACATTAGTTTTCTTTGGAGTGTTAATTTTTTTACTTCCAGTATAATTGTTGCTTTTCCTTAAATTACCCTCCAGATTGGCAAGCGTTACTGGAGGGCTGTAGTCATCTCTTATCGACTGTTGTTGGGGACGTGCCCGATGAGAATCTGTATAAACTCAGAATAACAGACATGGCTGTAGATGCTTCCATTCACCTGGGACACTGGGAGGAGGCTGTAGGATACGGAGAGAAAACACTTCCAGTATATAGGTGAGTCGGAATATATGTGCGTGCTTGCGTGCATTTAAATTGAGCTTCATGCCAATGTTTTAAAATCTCCAGATGCAATGTGATATCTGGGCTTGAAATCATTTGGTTTGCCTTAAATAGATTAAGTCAGGACGTGAAATATTTTGTAGTTAAAAGTACAAGATTTGATTATGATATGGTGAGAAAAGGAAGTATTCAAAGTGGTGGCGTTAAACAGGGAGTAGATGTATAAATAGAGagaacaaaaagtaaaatagaAAAGATGGGATAAAGTAAACCAAAAGAGGACTTGAAGAATGCATTGAGAATTAGTTTTGGCAAGGAAGGGATACAACAATGAAAGAGAGAAttaaagggaaggagagaagagcaTTCAGGAGAAAATagttggagagaaagagagtagGGGGAAGATCTTCCATATTAATCTGCTATCTTCCTCTGGGCTCTTCAGATGGCAGAGAAGAAAGATAGCTGCAGGagttctctatctctctctctctctcctttccttcccctcaTTCTGTATTCCTTTCTTCTTTCACTCTCTGCTggtcttttttctgtttctctatTCAGTTTGTGATGTAGTGAGAGGGTTTTCCTCTGTGTGGATAATGCACACCTCCTGCAGCAGGCTGTACACGCGGGTTGAATGTCTCCATGCTGCACATGTTTTACTGATAgacctgtgcacacacacacacacacgcacacacgtgaaTGCATCAACGTTAATGTGTGTTCATGACTGAACATCGATACATGTATTCTGGCACCGCTTACACACATAAAGTTGAGTTCCAAAACTGATATTTTGATTTAACTGGAAGCATTTTGatgtttagtattttttttgtattattaattctATGAGTAATTTCCCAAATATTGAAGATGTTTCTAAATATTGAGATTTGACCTTTTAATAAAGAGTAACAACTAAAACTTTTCTATGATTTTCAGCTTCCATTCGTTTAACTTTTTTGGTCAGTCCCTTAAACAAGCAAGGATTTCCAATATCAATTCAGCAGTTTTGTTGAAAGAAATTTGTTGCATACAATTTCTGCAGGACCTCAGGACCAGTGAAGTGCACCCACCCTGTCAAGTCTTCATGGATCTGTTGGTGGTGTCaaatcaaaagtattttaaCCACCATACACCATTTGTGGAAGACAAAAGTCTTTTGGGCAAATTACTACCTGAAGTCGATCTGCTGCTTTGAAAAGCATTTAAGTAAATAATTTTTTCCTTAACTCACGTAAATGTCAGGGGTCTGGTAGCATTAGAAATCATTAGAATGGAAACGTGTGAGAGACAAGCAGTCACTGTTGTAGATTCCTGTGGTTCGGTTGCTCAGAGACTCTCCTGCAGTGTAAATGTGTCCGCATTTCTCTGGAAAGAAGGATCAGCTAAATACTGCAGTTCGACTGTGATTTAAAGTTTGTGTAAATGCTCTTTGTTTTAGCAACAGATGAATTGTGGAAATGGAGGACTGAAATTACTGTTGCATTGgacagaaaacaaaatacaattagGGAGAATACTCTCAGCTAATCTTTCCTCCCTGTTTTCGTTCTCCTTCCGTTTTCTACTTAGTGAGATAATCCATGTTCCCCGCTCACTAACAGCAGACCGTGGATCTTTTGTTCAAACGAGAGCCTCATTAGTTCCACTGCATTTGCAGGGAAATGCTACACTTTTCCTCAACTATTAATGTCTCCTTCTTGCCCTTTCTCTTACTCGTAGCCGAGAGCTATGGCTTTCTAACTAGCTGCATACGGCAGGACCGTATTTCCCTTCAATTTACTCTCCCGGGGGGGGGAAACGGAGGGGAGAATTCAGGAGACAGCAAGTTAATGAAATTATTTTAATGGCTGTGTGGTTCTGTATGCAAAGAGGAAATATAATTGGAGTttggtgttgatgtgtgtgtttgtcatggCAGCTTGAATCATTGGCTTAGTAATTAAATCAATATTGTAACTTGCTGTTATTCAGCGAGGACtaatgttgttggtttagtgttTGAACTATTTAATGATTCAATTCTAACCACAGAAACGGGGCCCTTCTCTGTAATTGGTTGGCTTGCCAGTTAGTAGTTAAGTTAGGCTTGAAGGTATGAACAAACGGGCAATTAGCACTGCGAGTGAGAACTGCTGGAAAATTATCAAAGAAGCTTTAGAGTTTTAAATGATTCTGGCTGTGGCCACTAGAGTTAATTAACTTTGATTTTGCTCGCTTCAGAAAAGAGATTTTCCAAGAGTTAAAACACTTTTAGTGTAAGAAAGTTTCTCTATTCAGTccatatataaataatcaatgAATGCTCTTATAATAACAGATGCAGtggtatttatttgtaaatgcaAACGATTATAAGCATACTGAACCTTGTTGTGGTGTGTTTACTCTGGAGAGAAGTGAAATACACTAGGTTATACAGAAGGAAACAGATTCAAATTGACCTAATCTTAGTGTGCATGCATGCTCATAAATTAATGTTGgcgttcatgtgtgtgtccttgtgtgtctgtgtttacttACAGGTCTCTttgtctatttgtttgtttgtttgtgtgtgtgagagtgaatgtAAGAGAAAGAGAATGAGCCACACAAGAAATGTAaatttgtttaaatgtgttttgtcagCGAGCATTTAAATGCCACCTTGCAGTAGTTAtataagatttaaaaaacattttgtgtgcagtcaaaaagaaaagagagcgagagagaacaggaaacagagggaagaCTTAAGGGGGCAGCAGAGGTAGAGTGGGGGAGAGgaatgaggagagaaggaagcaaCCGACCGAGCGATGACACCAACTTTAATCCCTGCAGCTAGCGGAGCACAAAGCACAAATATAAACAAGTAGGAGCAGAGCACAGGAGATGTGAAATgggaaaaggaaggaaagattAAGGCAGAAggatggagaagaaaagaggataAATGACAAGTGAAGTCAGGTAAATGAATGTTTTGAGAACTCCAGTGTTTACCAACAACAAAGCTGCTTCCTAAAAGCCCTATGTATTTGTCTCTGTAGGACTGAGACGATCCCAGCTCCCTGTGTGTTTCTACATTTATGTGAGGGGCTCTGTGCATAACAACGGTCATTAAACATCAGACTGTATCACTAAGCATCAACACGTCCCATTTGCATTCAGATAACTGCATACAAATTCAGTTATCTCATATTTAACTGGCTAAATATATTAAAgactgattgtgtgtgtgtgtgtgtgtgtgtgtgtgtgtgtgtgtgtgtgtgtgtgtgtgtgtgtgtgtgtgtgtgtgtgtgtgtgtgtgtgtgtgtgtgtgtgtgtggtgtgtgtgtgtgtgtgtgtgtcaaaaaataatataatctggaaactcagacacacaaacatgttcagTCAGGTATACTCACAAAAACGGGAGGAATGCATAATCCACACTTGAACATACATTTTTctattgttgttattgaacATTTCTTTCTCACATACTACTTattgtatatacagtacatcacaTCTGcgtatacagacacacactggcacTGACATCAAATATTAAAGCAAATGTTGAAGTGCATATATTTCAAAGTGTAGCCTCGAGTGTAGCCTACACACTTTCATTTAAAAGTGGGCTTGATCAAACTTCATATCAGGCTTGCTGTACCTTTTGAATGGTGTTCTATGGCTGCCGAGAAAGGTTTAAAGATTTCAATATTTCCATGGCATGTGGAGGTTAAGGACGGTGCCTGTGGTGGTTcccaatttgttttaaataggATCAGAGCGTGTGCTCCAATTAGTGGGGCATCGCACTGCTCAGCTTCCTCTGAAAAACTTGTTAGATACAAGATTGATGactgtaagagccattttgtgtatttgtttatgttggacctcccaccactgGGGGGCGCAAGGCCGACTGCTACTGCCGTCGGCCCTATATAATTAGCAGAGCATTGGGGACAGCTGGTGTTTGTTTTGGAAGCAAGGAAGCAAACAGTTTTTTGACCGTCTTGTGTGACTGAGGCTGTGCCAGAGAGGCAaatgtttatggtttattttatgatttaatatatGCAAGTAAGTTTTGACAATGAGATGATTTTTGGTTTtttggtaataataaatatgatggaCCTCACAACTGGACAGTGTCATCAATCGAACGCGTCAATGACGATTGTTGATTCCCTCAATCACAAGGAATATTGTGGAATTCATATCCCGGTTATGCAACGTCGAGCCAGCTCTTTACTCTTGAGAGGATACTTGAGTTTGGCCATCCAGTCTACATTTTTGGTTTAATCGTGTCCCTCTGGGTGTCTAGCGTGGGGTAGCCTTCCAGCGGCGTAGAACCAGAACAAGGGCTGTTTCTGCATTTTGGTAGTAAATCATGATGGATCttccaggaggagctggagactCGGCTCGAGGAAAGGACTGGATAAGTGTCAGAAAATCACGGGCACAACTGAAAGATAATACAGGAAAGCCACTAAAATAAGATGGTCTGATATAATGCAATAgtttatcatttatatttctgtttggTTT containing:
- the smyd3 gene encoding histone-lysine N-methyltransferase SMYD3 isoform X5, which codes for MSEHKKQGMAQLASMLELYLQQEVPYPAQEVMSALPPSLREPFSLIAKMTCNCFTISDGELQEIGVGLYPSLSLLNHDCRPNCVMVFVGTKLQLRAVRDINPEEELTISYIETLSLTEDRQRQLEDQYHFTCRCQHCDSQDKDRLMLSGHESTWRLLKEALPRLEGLKTESDWQALLEGCSHLLSTVVGDVPDENLYKLRITDMAVDASIHLGHWEEAVGYGEKTLPVYRQYYPDPHPVHGVQLMRVGKLQHYLEHIEDALDTFKQAYQIIKLTHGDDHPMTSDLRIKMEECRSEMVQQSSSSH